A genomic window from Colletotrichum destructivum chromosome 7, complete sequence includes:
- a CDS encoding Putative mitochondrial carrier protein, whose amino-acid sequence MSTEKPLPFIYQFAAGAIAGVSEILVMYPLDVVKTRVQLQTGKGVGADHYNGMVDCFRKIVRNEGFATLYRGITAPILMEAPKRATKFAANDEWGKIYRNLFGVAKMNQSLSILTGASAGATEAFVVVPFELVKIRLQDKASAGKYNGMLDVVRKTVQNEGILAMYNGLESTMWRHVLWNAGYFGCIFQVRELLPKAENKTAQVTNDLISGAVGGTIGTVINTPMDVVKSRIQNSPKIPGSTPKYNWAWPAVATVAKEEGFGALYKGFLPKVLRLGPGGGILLVVFTGVMDFFRTLKTNA is encoded by the exons ATGTCGACCGAAAAGCCCCTCCCTTTCATTTACCAGTTCGCCGCAG GCGCCATTGCCGGTGTCTCGGAG ATTCTGGTCAT GTATCCTTTGGACGTCGTCAAGACACGAGT GCAACTTCAGACAGGAAAGGGCGTTGGTGCCGACCACTACAATGGCATGGTTGACTGCTTCCGCAAGATCGTCCGCAACGAGGG CTTCGCGACACTATACCGCGGGATCACCGCCCCAATCCTTATGGAGGCTCCCAAGCGTGCGACCAAGTTCGCGGCCAATGACGAGTGGGGCAAGATTTACCGCAACCTTTTCGGCGTCGCCAAGATGAATCAGTCTCTCTCCATCTTGACCGGTGCTAGTGCCGGTGCCACCGAGGCCTTCGTTGTCGTCCCcttcgagctcgtcaagatCCGGCTGCAAGACAAAGCCTCCGCCGGCAAATACAACGGCatgctcgacgtcgtccgcaAGACCGTCCAAAACGAGGGCATCCTGGCCATGTATAACGGCCTCGAGAGCACCATGTGGCGCCACGTTCTCTGGAACGCCGGTTACTTTGGCTGCATCTTCCAGGTCCGCGAGCTGCTccccaaggccgagaacaAGACGGCTCAGGTCACCAACGACTTGATCTCCGGTGCAGTCGGTGGCACCATTGGTACTGTCATCAACACCCCTATGGACGTCGTCAAGTCCCGCATTCAGAATAGCCCAAAGATCCCCGGGTCAACTCCCAAGTATAACTGGGCCTGGCCCGCCGTTGCCACtgtcgccaaggaggagggttTCGGTGCTCTGTACAAGGGCTTCCTGCCCAAggttctccgtctcggccctGGAGGTGGTAtcctgctcgtcgtcttcactGGCGTCATGGACTTCTTCCGCACCCTCAAGACCAACGCTTAG
- a CDS encoding Putative regulator of chromosome condensation 1/beta-lactamase-inhibitor protein II codes for MSHLLWKFYWENDVERFRRLLAPAGHTAQTATRSPGIGAAGPLGGSPGPYGTSPRNVKSRKASAVGIGASSFKNTNTSLGKAEINSRDHAGLTVLLRAASSTDSTAILFVQALLDHPSVDLYVQDTESGWNALHRALYNGNVAIARLLLERERRILTEQTLGSSVAKAGQLIKTKDREGNSPFDLYNSTIAVRTLGGSGDSEDSDLDSDLDDASDGGQALMRSVAALGGASEGEEIFMFGSNRNISLGVGDEDDRQYPERITLKRPDQLVRRFHEEYLAKSKGTANPAADDADMEEIPALIRNRPLRIHDAVLSKLHTVVLTTDPVSNLYICGVGRGGRLGLGDENTQFRFVPVQGVLADKKVVQAALGQNHTMAVTDAGELWTWGSNSSSQLGYSLPPPARQDEEPMSTTPRQVFGTLKKEVVVGVAASAVHSVAHTSTSLFCWGKNLGQLALMDADSRSLDVQQTPRKVAASLFSSPIAAVSAIDKATTVLLADSTVCVFTSYGYNFVKFPSPDVLINHQFTTSMSTRHSSARNQVSRITSGGETIAAITTRGDLFTMTLNHKTDAIPAAASTTNPSKIKGAVTTPQCVWNARKDGVKSASVGEHGAVIICTESGAVWRRIKRAKAKDAAIPGSSDIKRKDFKFQRVPSVTNAVAVRSSTFGAFAAIRKDCDVMKQQISINEQSLWEDVSSLLVLRGFQASTPDGCDKDTLGFWKAEDLKYRIGDLAFELLKSADLECDLRRFLYGSPQKDFNMEIRTSSSPDIRIPVHSWLLTARSRVLRNLLSEYRNGGECEIPQVLRLADDEGKTVVTFESIDLLSLVNLAVYCYDDTVVPAWNHTRQAPSLAHRYRQVRNELMKLATRLDMTKLEASVRLQTTAEKSLDKDLLKATHDAKYYEDADALVELDGEEVPIHSQLMRQRCEFFEGLFHGRAGGMWLAGRRDDMDEEELVRVDLTHCDPEAFRYVLRYLYADVGSELFNEATAANIDDFSDLVMSVMSIANELMLDRLSQICQFIIARFANTRNIALLLNEISACSVTEFKDAGLEYICLQMEVVLENHLLDDLEDDLLEELDTVVRENQLARYPFARSGRAEMLLFEKDNDLALDIDEERRRRVREMAFRSTQRDDDRRMSSSFKTTRYGSLDDVAAAVSPNLEKSRRRSKASRNEPFSPILRPKDSQGDLMFNMDDEGLSPPTSPSQRAADMKGRSETERLPSLPGPWRDTKGQAGSPQFPVQSHPTGILGQLGISPSPTDSRGFGAQRSGSPWAAAALPTEKMDLRQVLTETPTKSALSAGIAAQKGKEASPKPAQPKISQKERKKQQLAQAAAQAALEAEAQQPKVAWDPEAASHKPAPWKVLSSGPNTSLKDVMIKDSATGMSPLAAKTKPLLSVESSAKSSPRRAASPDTRFPGQSRVSSSPAVPSTSLSQSAAKPLVPHSKSYMTPASKAEPILGLSLQDIIGQQKREQEIVKEAVAKRSMQEIQQEQEFQQWWDQETRRVQEEEARREAKDKAKEGRSQKDSKRGRRGRGGPGGSKSGGHPGQEQGAGGSAETDRRPAKTSSGPANNTRGRGNRGRGRGGKAFASASASASAS; via the coding sequence ATGAGTCATCTACTTTGGAAATTTTACTGGGAAAACGATGTCGAACGGTTTCGGCGTCTACTGGCCCCGGCCGGCCACACGGCTCAAACCGCCACGAGAAGCCCAGGCATAGGCGCCGCTGGACCCCTGGGGGGTAGTCCCGGTCCGTACGGAACCTCTCCCCGGAACGTCAAATCGCGCAAGGCCTCCGCCGTTGGCATCGGCGCCTCCTCTTTCAAGAACACAAACACGAGCCTTGGCAAGGCTGAAATCAACAGCCGCGACCACGCCGGTCTCACCGTGCTCCTCCGAgccgcgtcctcgaccgATTCCACcgccatcctcttcgtccagGCACTGCTCGACCACCCCTCTGTCGATCTCTACGTCCAAGACACCGAGAGCGGCTGGAATGCTCTTCACAGGGCACTATACAACGGAAATGTTGCGATTGcgcgccttctcctcgaacGAGAGCGCAGAATCTTGACGGAACAGACGCTGGGGAGCTCCGTGGCCAAGGCTGGTCAGCTGATCAAGACCAAGGACCGCGAAGGCAACAGCCCTTTCGATCTGTACAACTCGACTATTGCTGTGCGAACCCTTGGCGGATCGGGGGACTCGGAGGATTCCGACCTCGACTCAGACTTGGATGACGCCTCGGATGGAGGCCAGGCATTGATGAGGTCCGTGGCCGCACTCGGCGGCGCAtccgagggcgaggagatcTTCATGTTCGGAAGCAACCGAAACATCTCGCTTGGGGTTGGTGACGAAGATGATCGACAGTATCCCGAGAGGATCACTTTGAAGAGACCGGATCAACTCGTGCGCAGGTTCCATGAGGAATATCTCGCAAAGTCGAAAGGAACGGCAAACCCTGCGGCTGACGACGCAGACATGGAGGAAATACCCGCCTTGATCAGGAACCGACCGCTACGAATtcacgacgccgtcctgtCCAAGTTGCACACAGTCGTCTTGACAACCGATCCTGTGTCAAACCTGTACATCTGTGGTGTCGGCCGTGGcggtcgtcttggtctgggCGACGAGAATACCCAGTTCCGCTTTGTGCCAGTCCAGGGAGTTCTAGCCGACAAAAAGGTGGTACAGGCTGCGCTTGGTCAGAACCACACCATGGCAGTCACGGATGCCGGCGAACTCTGGACCTGGGGATCCAACAGCAGCTCTCAGCTGGGTTAcagcttgccgccgccggctaGGCAAGATGAAGAACCGATGAGCACCACCCCGCGACAAGTGTTTGGGACGCTCAAGAAGGAAGTCGTCGTAGGCGTTGCAGCATCCGCCGTACACTCCGTGGCCCACACATCGACGTCTCTGTTCTGCTGGGGTAAGAACCTAGGCCAGCTGGCACTCATGGATGCGGATTCGAGGTCTTTGGACGTTCAACAAACACCCCGCAAAGTTGCTGCATCCCTTTTCTCTTCGCCCATCGCCGCAGTCTCCGCCATTGATAAGGCGACCACAGTCTTGCTGGCCGATAGCACCGTCTGCGTGTTTACCAGCTACGGCTACAACTTTGTCAAATTTCCCTCCCCTGATGTTTTAATCAACCACCAGTTCACCACATCCATGTCAACAAGACACAGCTCAGCGAGAAACCAAGTTAGCCGTATCACCTCTGGTGGTGAGACGATTGCTGCGATCACCACGAGAGGCGATCTTTTCACAATGACGCTAAATCACAAGACTGATGCTATCCCCGCGGCCGCTTCCACAACAAACCCATCCAAGATCAAGGGCGCTGTCACGACGCCGCAGTGCGTGTGGAACGCCCGGAAGGACGGTGTCAAGTCGGCGAGCGTTGGCGAGCACGGCGCTGTCATTATCTGCACAGAGTCGGGTGCAGTCTGGCGGCGAATCAAGCGTGCCAAAGCAAAAGATGCCGCCATACCAGGGTCGTCGGATATCAAGCGAAAGGACTTCAAGTTTCAGCGCGTCCCTAGCGTGACGAACGCCGTCGCTGTCAGAAGTTCCACATTCGGAGCGTTTGCAGCAATTCGCAAAGACTGCGACGTAATGAAGCAACAGATCAGCATCAATGAACAGTCCCTCTGGGAGGATGTGTCATCTTTGCTTGTATTGAGAGGTTTCCAAGCCTCGACGCCGGATGGCTGTGACAAGGACACGCTCGGGTTCTGGAAGGCTGAAGACTTGAAATATCGCATTGGAGATTTAGCCTTCGAGCTTCTCAAGAGTGCGGACTTGGAGTGTGATCTGCGCCGATTCCTGTACGGGAGTCCGCAGAAGGATTTCAACATGGAGATCCGTACCTCAAGTTCACCGGACATTAGAATCCCGGTCCACTCATGGCTTCTGACAGCTCGAAGCCGTGTTCTGCGAAATTTGCTAAGCGAGTaccgcaacggcggcgagtgCGAGATCCCTCAAGTTTTGAGACTGGCAGATGACGAGGGTAAGACAGTCGTCACATTCGAATCCATCGACTTGCTCTCTCTGGTCAATCTGGCGGTCTACTGCTACGATGACACTGTCGTTCCGGCCTGGAACCACACCCGTCAAGCGCCCTCTTTGGCTCACAGGTACCGTCAAGTTCGAAACGAGTTGATGAAGCTGGCGACCAGGTTGGACATGACGAAGCTTGAAGCGTCTGTGCGTCTACAGACAACGGCAGAGAAATCGCTTGACAAAGATTTGCTGAAGGCGACCCATGACGCGAAGTACTACGAGGACGCGGATGCCCTCGTTGAGCTCGACGGTGAAGAGGTGCCGATTCACAGCCAACTTATGCGTCAACGGTGCGAGTTTTTCGAAGGTCTCTTCCATGGACGCGCCGGCGGAATGTGGCTCGCGGGCCGCCGggacgacatggacgaggaagagctcGTACGGGTGGATCTGACTCACTGCGATCCCGAGGCCTTTCGGTACGTCTTGCGATACCTCTATGCAGACGTTGGGTCCGAGCTCTTCAACGAAGCCACTGCAGCGAACATTGATGACTTCTCCGATCTCGTCATGTCTGTTATGAGTATTGCGAACGAGCTCATGCTCGACCGGCTGTCCCAGATCTGTCAGTTTATCATCGCGCGCTTCGCCAATACTCGGAATATTGCCTTGCTCCTAAACGAAATCAGCGCTTGTTCGGTTACAGAATTCAAggacgccggcctggaaTATATCTGCTTGCAGATGGAGGTCGTACTGGAGAACCACCTTTTGGATGACTTGGAAGATGATCTgttggaggagctggacaCCGTCGTGCGAGAGAATCAGCTAGCTCGCTATCCTTTTGCGAGGAGTGGCCGAGCCGAGATGCTTTTGTTCGAAAAGGACAATGATCTTGCACTCGACATTGACGAAgagcgacgaagaagggtGCGAGAAATGGCTTTCCGGTCCACGCAGCGAGATGATGACAGGAggatgtcgtcctcgttcaAGACCACCAGGTACggcagcctcgacgatgtGGCCGCTGCCGTGTCTCCCAACTTAGAGAAAAGCCGACGCAGGTCCAAGGCTAGCCGGAACGAGCCATTCAGTCCTATTTTGAGACCTAAAGACTCTCAAGGGGACCTCATGTTCAACATGGATGACGAAGGcctttcccctcccacctCTCCATCGCAAAGGGCCGCAGACATGAAGGGGCGGTCTGAGACGGAACGGCTGCCTTCATTACCAGGTCCCTGGAGGGACACAAAAGGCCAAGCCGGGTCGCCTCAGTTCCCGGTGCAAAGCCATCCGACGGGTATactcggccagcttggcATAAGCCCCTCGCCAACGGACTCTCGCGGGTTCGGTGCTCAAAGGTCCGGCAGCCCGTGGGCCGCAGCGGCTCTCCCGACGGAAAAGATGGACTTGCGTCAGGTCTTGACAGAGACGCCAACGAAATCGGCTCTGTCGGCCGGCATTGCCGCCCAAAAGGGCAAGGAGGCCTCTCCGAAGCCAGCTCAGCCCAAGATATCGCAGAAGGAGcgcaagaagcagcagctGGCCCAGGCGGCGGCACAAGCAgcgctcgaggccgaagctCAACAACCCAAAGTGGCCTGGGATCCGGAGGCGGCCAGCCATAAACCGGCACCTTGGAAGGTGCTTTCAAGCGGACCAAATACATCACTCAAGGACGTCATGATCAAGGACTCGGCCACGGGAATGTCGCCTCTAGCCGCCAAGACCAAGCCGCTGCTCTCGGTTGAGAGTTCTGCGAAATCGTCGCCACGAAGAGCCGCGTCGCCGGACACACGTTTCCCGGGCCAGTCCCGTGTGAGTAGCTCTCCTGCAGTGCCGAGCACCTCATTAAGTcagtcggcggcgaagcccCTGGTACCGCACTCAAAATCGTACATGACGCCGGCCAGCAAGGCCGAGCCGATCTTGGGGCTGAGTCTGCAAGACATCATTGGGCAACAAAAGCGTGAACAGGAGATTGTCAAGGAAGCAGTTGCAAAGAGGTCGATGCAGGAGATACAGCAAGAGCAGGAGTTTCAGCAGTGGTGGGACCAGGAGACGAGGCGTgtgcaggaggaggaggcccgGAGAGAAGCCAAGGacaaggcgaaggagggaaggagTCAGAAGGACAGCAAACGAGGGAGacgcggccgtggtggtcCCGGGGGTAGCAAAAGTGGCGGCCACCCGGGGCAGGAGCAAGGtgcgggcggcagcgccgaaACCGACAGAAGACCGGCTAAGACCTCGAGCGGGCCGGCGAACAACACGCGAGGGCGAGGCAATCGCGGACGGGGGAGAGGTGGTAAGGCATttgcatctgcatctgcgtCTGCATCCGCATCTTGA